In Granulicella mallensis MP5ACTX8, the sequence ATTCGTTCTTCAACCAGGGCGTCGATATCGTCGAAGACAGCGGGATCTCGGTGCCGAATACGCCCGGCGTTACGGTGACGCATGCCGTCTCCGTCTTCCTGCCGGGAAGCGGCTCCATCACCCATGTGGTGGACGAGGCTGGCGGCTCGGTACAGAGCGGCACCCAGACAAGCTTTCTGCCGTTCTATCAGGGCGCGCCCTGCACCTTCGGCTGCCCGATAGCGCCGACTGCTCCGGGAGATCTAAAGGCTGCCGTAGTGTCTTCCAATCAGATCGATCTTTCCTGGAGACCAAGCTTTAGTCCGGGTGTCCGCTACAGCGTATTTCGAGGCATGTCTTCCGGCTTCGCACCCTCGGCGAGCGACCTGGTCTACTCGGGCGTGATTGGAACTTCGTACACGGATAACGCAGTCAACCCTGGGACGACTTACTACTACGTCGTCGAAGCGACGAACGACAGTGGCACGTCGGGCGCCTCCAATGAGGCAACCGCCGCGATCCCCAGCACCGGTGGAATCATCAGCCAGGATGTGATCAACATCAGCGCAGGCGGCCCGGCCAACGGAAGTTGGGTTGCAGACGAAGACTTTACAGGCGGCACGGCTACCAGCACAGGAGCAACGGTCAACACCTCGCTCGTCGCGAATCCCGCACCGCAATCCGTATACCAGCACAACCGCTTCGGTCCTATGACCTATACGATTCCGGGGCTGACACCTAACGCGAAGTATGTCGTGGACCTGCACTTTGCAGAGACCTTCTGGACCTCGCCTGGGCAGCGCGAATTCAACGTGTTGATTAATGGCAAGGAGGTGCTGAGAAACTTCGACATCATCGCCTATGCCGGCAAGATCGACACCGCGGTCGTGCAGTCGCTGTCTGCGATCGCCGACTCCACCGGAACAATCACGATCCAGTTCACGGTGGGCGCAGCGGATAATCCGCAGATCAATGGCATCGAGATCGGACTTCTGTGCAAGACAAACTGCGCGGCTGCTCCAGCCGCTCCGAAGAAGCTGACCGCAACTGAAGCCTCCACGAAGCAGATCAACCTCACATGGTCCGCGAGTGCTACTCCGGGAGTTACCTACAGCGTGTTTCGCAGCCAGGAGCCTGGGTTCGCGACCACGGCTGCAAGTGAACTGGCTTCGGGACTGACGGGAACGACCTACTCGGATACCAGTGCGAATCCAGCGACAACCTACTACTACGCCGTCGCTGCCTTGAACCAGGCGGGACTTTCAGTTGCCACGAATGAAGCCAGCATCACGACTCTGACCGCTGGTGGCGCCATCGCCTCCGACGTTCTGGATATCAATGCCGGTGGAGCGGCAGTGGGCTCCTGGGCAGCCGATAAAGACTTCTCCGGTGGCACGGCGACAAGCACCAGTGCCGCAGTCAATACCTCGAAGATTCCCAACCCCGCCCCTGAAGCGGTCTACCAGACGAATCGCTTTGGTCCGATGACGTATACGATTCCCGGCCTAACACCGGGAGCCAGCTACATCGTGGATCTGCACTTCGCCGAGACGTTCTGGACAGCTCCGGGACAACGACAGTTCAATGTCCTGATCAATGGCAGTCAGGTCCTGACGAACTACGATATCTTTGCGTCGGCGGGCGGGGAGTTTATCGCGACAGTGCAGTCGTTCGCAGTGACGGCGGACAACACCGGAACCCTTACGATTCAGTTCGTCGTCGGGGCTGCGGACAATCCCCAGATCAACGGGATCGAGGTTGGAAAAGCAAAGTAGTACGGATAGAGAAAGCCGTTTGCATCGCGGGGTAGCCACTTGTCATTCTCAAGTGGCTACCCCGCACTTTCTTAGCGTTGACCTTACGGATGGGGCAGGCTTACCGCATACAGATACCAGGCCGCATGCGGCAGCCACTGTTCCGTCCAGCGCCAGTCTTCGTCCTTACCTGTCACGGCAAAGCCTTCGTTGTAGGCGATGCCGTCTTCATCGTTCGTCGCTGACGTGACGCCGTTAATGACCGACCCGGGAGCGCTTGTGTACTTATAGGACTTGAAGAACATATACGCGGTATCGCCGTGACCACTGCCCATCAGCATGCTCACATCAAATGGGTTCCGGCCTTCGATCCAGTGCAGTTGATTCCACGCATAGTCCTGTAACTGCTTTTGAAAGCCAGGATCGTCCGCGAAGAACGGTGCGGCCATGCGTGCGGCAGCGGCGAGTGAAGCGAGCCGTGCGTTCTCGCCCTGCCACCATGGAGCGGCCTCCGTGTCATGCGGGAAGAAGTAGGCGCTGCGCACCTTGCCATCCCCCATGCGCACCAGTTGCCGCGCATAGCCGAACGGATTGTTCTTCTCCGCAGTGATGCTCAGCTCAAAGTGCAGCGACCGCTTTACCGCCGCGTAGACCTTCTGCTGCATCGCGGGAGACGCGGTCTCCGCATACTCCAGAAGGCTCACCACCGGCAGCCCGGCATCGGACGGATGAAAGAACGGACGCGATCCGTCGTCGGCGCGCCATGGGTCCTGATATCCCGCGATCGTTGTCAGACGGCCCATCAGCTGTTCGGCACGGCCATCGGCAGCGGCTTGATACTTCGGCAGCTTCGTCGCGCGATAGAGCTCGGTCGCGGCCATGAGCGCGCAGTAGTCGTCGAGGATGTTCTCTTTGCCATCGTTCAACAGCTCTCGATTGTGCGCGGATAGAAACTCGAACGCACTCTCCGCTGTCTTCAGATACTCGGCGCGGGAGATGTCGCCTTCCTCGGGCATGGTGCTGGCGAGCGCCAAAGCGGCAATCGCCATGCCTCCTCCGGCCCGGAAGCTTGCCTCGTAGGCATGCGGGCCGTTGGCGGTCTGAATCTGCTCGGTAGAGTCCGATGCGTTCTTCTTGATCTGCGTCCTCCAGTTCGGGTTTCCGATCTCCCGGTCCTTCGCCAGCTTCTCTTTGCCCGGCTCAGTAATGCTCTCGTAGAACGAGCCGTCCGGCCGCTTGATCCGCACCAGGTAGTCGGCTCCGAATAGGCCTTCGTCCAACAGACGACGCTCGTATTCACTGAAGTTATCGTCGTGCCGCGCCTGCAGCACAAGGTAGCTCTTCAACAGCGTCCAGGCCACCAGCGGCACCTGCTGCGGATTGAAGTACGACGTCAGATTCTGATGCGAGAGATGGATGCCGTAGTCGCCGGTCGCGTCATACCAGCCGCCATGAAGATCGACGAACCCGGAACCGCCCGGAACCTTCAAGCGCCGATCCGCCTTGTCGAACAGGCCGCTGGAGCGCTGCCCCTTGAAGTAGTACACGACATTCGAAAGCGTCTCGCGCTCCAGCAGGTTGTCCTCGATCGCAAAGGGACACGAGCTCACCTCACCTGCCGCAGTCTTCGTCCGGACCTCGTAGTGCCCGGTCGTATGCCACGCGGAGAAGTCAGCCGTCCAGAACACTCGGCCTCCCCAGTGATCTACTTCCCCGCTGGGCGTAAGGTCCGCCGTCAGCACCGTTTTGCCCGTCGCAGCATCCACCAGTGAGAACTGCCGTGGGTGGTCCTGTTCCGCCCCCAGAATCAACGCCTGCTTGACCGAAGCGGTCTCGTAGCCGACCTGGTCCACCAGTACCCGCGGCTGGACCTGCGTCTGAGCGGCACCCGCCAGAGCGAACGAAAACAGGCAGCAGCCCACGAATAACTTGACGCCATAACGATCCATCTTCATGCGTTCTCTCACAATCAGCAGATTCCTCTCGACATGCGCAGCGATTATCGACAATGATGGTATGACTTTATACTGAACTTGCTTAACGAACATAACTAAGGGAGCAAACGCTTGTCTATGAATGAAAGACGCCGCGATTTCCCAAGCTTCTGGTCTCCCCTACGCCTGACGGTTCTAGGTGCGCTGACCCTGCTTAATGGCTTCCACGCCATCGCCGAACCGAAGGTTCCTCCCCAAAAGGCCATCGTCGCTTATGTCTTTCTCAAGGACCGCACACTGCAGCCGAACGAGATTGCCGTCAACAAGCTCACGCGCATCAACTATGCCTTTGCGAATATCCGGGGCGGCCGTATCGTCAACGGCTTCAAGAACGACGACCAGAACCTGGCGGATCTGGTAGCGCTGAAGCAGCAGAACCCCTCGTTGACGGTGCTCGTCTCCGTAGGCGGTTGGGAATGGTCCGACAGCTTCTCCGACATGGTTCTTACCAAGGCCTCCCGTCGTGAGTTCATCGCCAGCGTGACTGACTATGTCCAGCGCCACCAGCTCGACGGCCTGGACATCGACTGGGAGTATCCCGGCATGGCGGGATCTACGAATCACTTTCGGCCGGAAGATACGCGCAACTTCACACTGCTGCTGAAAGAACTACGCGCGAGTTTCAAGCATCAGGAGCGCAAGCTGCATCGGCAACTCTATCTCACGATCGCCGCTGGAGCCTCATCGGGCTACATCGCGAACACCGAGATGGATAAGGTGCAGCAGTATATCGACACCGTCAACCTTATGGCCTATGACTACTACGGGTCAGAGAAGACGACCGGCAATCATGCGCCGCTCTTCACTGACCCGAACGATCCTCAAAAGATCTCCGCCGATCGCTCCGTCCACGAGTTCGAGCAGGCGGGAGTACCGGCGGAGAAGATCGTCCTCGGCGTTCCCTTCTATGGACATCGGTGGGGCGATGTCGCCGACGTGCAGCATGGTCTCTTTCAGGCCGGGACTCCGCTGCCGCAAGGCTACACACAGTACAGCATCGTCTCGACAACGTTGCTGAACAACGGCTTCGACCGCTACTGGGATAAGGCTGCTTCTGTGCCCTACCTCTACAGCCCAAGCCAGAAGATCTTCGTGTCCTATGAAGACACCGAATCGCTCGCGTTGAAGGCGCGCTACGTGATGGACCAACACCTTGGCGGCATTATGTTCTGGGATTACGATGGCGATCCCTCGGGAACACTGCTCGATACTGTCCACACAGGTTTGACCCAACCTACAGCGGATAAAGCACCATGACCACTGCGCAACCGGTATTTGCAAGCGAAGCTCCGCGCACAACACGCGTGGCCTCGATCGATATCTTCCGCGGCCTCACCATGGCCATCATGATCTTCGTGAACGATCTCGATGGCGTCCAGGGCTTGCCCTGGTGGACGCATCACGCGAAGGCCAATATCGACGTGATGACTTATGTCGACATGGTCTTCCCGTTCTTTCTCTTCATCATTGGGCTCTCCATGCCGCTCGCGATCCGGCAGCGACTAAAGAAGAACCCCTCCATACCCCAGCTCTGGCTGCATGTGCTCATCCGCTCCGTCAGCCTGGTTGCCCTGGGTGTGATCCTCGCCAATGCCGGCAAGGGCAGCGCCGCGCTGATGCATATGTCTCCCTATGCCTGGACGCTTCTTGCGCTTCTCGGAATGGCGCTCTTTCTCAGTGTCTATCCCAGCAATGGCCGCCATGCGAATCTGCACAAATGGCTGCGCCTGGGAGGTCTTGCGCTGGCGCTTGTCATGTTCGCGATCTTCCGCCGCCTCACGCACGACGGCCACGTCGCCTGGCTTAGCTTTTCCTACCTGGAGATTCTCGGCCTCATCGGATGCACCTACTTCGCCGTGTCACTCCTTTACATTCCAACGCGCCGCTGGCCGTGGGCCTCTCTCGCGTGGTTCATCGTACTGGTGGCCTTCAGCAGTCTCTGCAGCGCAAAGATCATCGTCTTTGAGCACGGTTTCCCACTCTACATATGGCCCTTCGGCGACGGCACGATGGCCTTCGTCACGATGGCCGGTATCGTCACATCAGTCGTCTTCATCGGCGAAGAGCGCTGGCAGACGCTGCGCAATAAACTCCTGCTGGGCTCGGCCTTCGGCGTTGCGGCTCTTATCGCGGGGTACTTTCTGACGCCGCTCGGCATCTCCAAGATTCGCGACACGCCGACCTGGGGACTCTACAGCGTGGGAGCGGCTGTGCTGCTGTTCACTGCACTCTTCTGGCTGTGCGACGTGAAGAAGCAAACCTCCTGGGCAGCCCTCGTACACCCCGCCGGAGCGAACACGCTGCTTACCTACCTGCTGCCGGATGTATGGTACTTCCTTACCGCGCTGCTGGGTTTCAAATGGTTTGAGCTGCATCTCAACTCCGGTTTGCCGGGGGCTCTGCGCTCGGCAGTCTTTACGGCGCTTATGCTGGCGATTGCGGGAGTTCTGCTGCGGATGCGGGTTCGGCTGCAACTTTAGATAGTTGTATCTAGTCATGCAAGGCATGATTGGATGATCTGCGGATTATTGAGTTCCATCTCGATCTACTTTTGCTCGTTTCTGGCGGTCGTAGGGGATGAATTTTAGCTCCTTCAGGCGTCGATTTGGCACCAAATAAGTGCAAAACTCCTTCTTTGTTTTTAGCTTGCCGTCACTCGTCCACACCGAGGCGAAACTGTCTGCCAGCATTCGATCAGCAGTGCCGTACCTTCGGAGGGTGATGCCGCAGCTAAACTAAGCAAAGAGGATTGCAACTGAAAGGAAACTACATGACACGTCGTAACTGGATGCTCAGATTTTGTTCCTTGCTTCTGTTTCCCGCAGGCTTGCTCGCCCAGAGCACTGCATCCGCTGCCCCAGCCTCTCCTCAGAACCAGCCAACGCAAAAGGTCCTGATCCACGTTGGCACGAACAACTCTGAGAACTGGCAGGCCGCGCTGAAGAAGGCAAACGACCTGATGGCATCGAGCGCAAAGCCCTACGATACCTATGTCGAGATCCTGGCGACGGGCGATGGCCTGAAGCTGATCGACAAAGACAACCCAATGACGAACGAGATCTCGAAGTCGCTGGATAAGGACGTCAGCTTCGTCGCATGTCACGCGTCGATGAAGACGAATCATATGGAAGATAGTCAGCTTGCAGCTGGAGTAGGTACGGTACCCTCCGGCGGGCGCGAAATAGCCGCACGCAAGGCCCAAGGTTGGACCGTCCTCGAAGATAAGTCCATCAAGTAAAACTCCACGCGCCCTGACACTATTCAATTACTCATGGTGGCTAGAGGCTGTTATGAACTTGGATCAAGTTAGCGACTTCTCGAACGGTTCCTTTGTTTCGAAATCGGAGAGATGGGGGACGAAGCGAGCCGGGTATCCGAGTGAAGCATCTCGCAAAAAGCGCGAGATGCTTCACACTGGACCATGAATTTGTGGGGGCTAAACAGAAAACGCTATGGGTACCAGGTAACCAAGAATGAGACTTCCCAGGTCAAAAATGTACATTCCGATAGAAGATGCAGTAGGTCTCCAGATACCAGGACCCGACGAAGAGAAGAAACATCACGCCTGACGCCCACCAGAACAGCTGCATCGGCAATGTAGCCGCAAGCCGCGCACTGTTTGCCGATGGCTTTTGCGCCGACTCCCCAAAGATCAACCCGCTTGCGAGTGCGATTCCGCCGGACAGTGCCAGCAACTCAAGAGAGTCCCAGATTCTCTCGTGAAGTCCGCTTGGCGGACCAAGAAAAGCCGTATGGAAGACAGCACACAGGGAGAGCAGGCACAACATCAAGGAGATCGGTTTGGCCACCTCTTTCAACACTATGCTGGCCTCCTTGCGCCCTCAGTTTACGCCCCCTGAAACGCTGCGTACAACTTCACATGAAGCGGCAGGGGCACCTTCTCCGAAGTGCGGGGATTTCGGTTTAGGAAGATACTTATGAACGTATCGTTAACATGTATTCCAGTCAACGTAATCTTTACGGACTGCTCATTTCGTTTGCGAGTGCAACCGCCACGACCCCGCTAAAACGCCGAAAACAAGCTGGTATTGCCAACTTCAAGCAGCTCAGGGGCTTGGCAAGGCATAGAGGCTTATTAACGACTATTGACAAAGAATCGGCATCGCGGGATACTCGTCTATATTCAATGGGTGATCCGGAGCCTCTCATGCAGGTCAATCTAGCAGGTGCAGAGGAAGGTCCAGATCGCCAAATGGGGCTCTTCGGAGCCTGCACCTCTAACATGCTCAATATGATAGGGGTGGGGCCGTTCCTGAGCATCCCCCTCGTCCTGATCGCTGTACATGGCTCGAAGGTTCTGCTCGCCTGGGTTCTGGGCGCGGTGATCTCGCTGTGCGATGGCCTTGTATGGGCGGAACTCGGCTCTGCCATGCCCTTTTCCGGAGGGCCTTACTTTTACCTTCGGTATGCCTTCGGAGAGAAAACCTACGGCAAGGCGGCAAGCTTTCTTGTTCTCTGGTCGTCTGTACTTACTGCCCCTCTTCTGATCGCCTCGGGCGCAGTGGGCTTTGCCCAGTACCTTCGATATCTCTGGCCCACCCTCCACGATGGGGGGCTTTCCCTCGTAGCGATGGCGGTCTGCCTCATCAACGTGATCCTGCTCTATCGCAGGATCACGACGATCAGCGCCATCTCCATCGGGCTCTGGTTACTGGTCGTCGGAACGATTATCTGGATCATCGTGAGTGGAGCGACACACGTTCCGTTCGCCCTCAAAGAACAGTTCAGCGGTGGGTATCCAGTCATGGACGGAGCCTTCTGGAAGGGTGTGGGCGCCGCAACCCTGATCGCTGTCTACGATTACGCCGGCTACTATAACGTCTGCCTGATCGGGGGCGAATTGAAGCGTCCCGAACGCACGATCCCCTACTCGATCATCGGTTCTATCTTCCTGGTGGCTATTCTTTACATCGCCATGAACCTTGCCATCATCGGCGTACTGCCGGTTCAACAGAGTATGCACTCCAGTGCGATCGTAGCGGACTACATGCAGGCGGTTTACAACGTCAGGTATGCCAGGATCGCGGATGTGCTCATCCTGGTCGCAGCCTTTGCCTCCGTGTTCGCAATCCTGCTCGGCTTCTCGCGCATTCCCTTTGCGGCTGCAAAGCAAGGAGAGTTCTTCAGCATCTTTGCGAAGGAACACCCGACGAAGAACTTCCCGCATATGTCGTTGCTGATCCTCGGAGTTCTCTCTGCCTGTGCCTGCTTGCTCAGCCTTAGTACGCTCATCAGCCTGGTCATCGTTATCCAGACGATGGTCCAGTTTCTTGCCCAGTGCGTCGCGGTGGTTCTATTGCGCAGGAGCCACGCCGGCAAGAATAATCTTACCTTTCGCATGCCGCTCTATCCGTTGCCGGTAGTCATCGCTTTTATAGGATGGCTCCTTATTCTGGCTTCCAGCGGTGTAAGAAATATCCTTCTCGCCCTCGCCATCACGCTCGCGGGAATAGCTGCTTTTCTCTATAAATCACGCCAGGAACAAAGCTGGCCTTTTGAAACCTTATGACTAAATGCTGGAATATCGCCGTTGTCGGCGAAGTATATGTAGACCATATCTTTACCGATTTTGACCACGTCCCGCTGCCTGGGGAAGAGGTCTTCGCAGAGCAGTATCGCCGCGAGGCCGGAGGCGGCACCGTCAACACAGCCTGCGCCCTGGCTCGCCTTGGCCACAACTCCTCCATCTTCGGAGTGTTTGGGGAAGATGAAGAGGCGTGGCTTCGCTTGAGACTAAGTTCGTTTGGAGTGCATGCTGAGCACGCTGCCTCCTCTGAGCTCCCAAATGCACTCACTGTAAGCATGTCGACGACCTCGGACCGCAGCTTCTTGAGCTATGCCGGGGCCAATCGAATTCTGGAAAAGTATGTAGCTCTGCCTGAAACGATCGCCGCTCTTTCCATGGCTCAGCACGTTCATTTCGCCATGCCGCTCGAAGTTGAACTTGCAAAGGTATTGCTGCCTTCCCTGCGTGCCGCCGGCTGCACCCTATCGATCGATCCGGGCTGGCGTAAGGATTGGTTCCTAAGCTCTGGAAGCCTTGATATATTACGCATGGTCGACCTATTTTTACCGAACGAGAGCGAAGCCCAATTGCTGACCGGACACAAGAAACCAGAACAGATGTTGCGTTCCTGTGCCGCATTGGGACTGCACCACACAGTCATTAAGCTGGGGCCTCGTGGAGCTGTCACTTTTCAGAACGACCGGCTATACACGATGGTGCCGCCAGATGTTCAAGTGATCGATACCACCGGGGCGGGCGATGCTTTTGATGCCGGCTTTATCGATGCCTGGCTATCCGGGGCCGATATCGAAGAGCAGCTGCGGAGGGCCTGCATCTGCGGCTCCCTCTCCACCCGTGCCCGCGGCGCTCTTACCGCTCTGCCTTTCCGTGAGGAGATGCGGGACTTTGTACAGGAAAAATCTATCTTCTAAGCTCGTGGAGAATGAATGTCGAACCTACCGATGGACCCTGCGTTCGCATCGCTTGCCAAGCACCCGAGGGAGGTTCTCCGGGATGCAAACGTTGCGCGTGAAGCACTCTCTGCTGCGCGGCAGGGCTCTAAGTCGTGGGCATCAGAGTTAGATCTTGCGGTAGAAGACCTGGATGTTCCTTCTTCCAACAGCGAAGAGAAGCAGGTCCCGATACGTATCTATCGCCCAAAAGCCGCAGGGGGCGCACTGCCCGTACTGCTCTACCTTCATGGGGGTGGGTTTTATTGCGGAGACCTCTTCTCTGAGGAGCGGCAATGCGCCCATTATGCACACAACGCGCAGTGTGCCGTTGTGTGCGTTGCTTACCGGCTCTCTCCTGAAAACCCCTTCCCCGCCGCGCTTACAGACTGTTACCGCGTACTAGAGTTTCTCTGGAACGAGAGCCAGGACCTGAATCTGGATCGCGACCTTCTTGCTGTAGGAGGCTCCAGTGCGGGAGCGAATCTCGCCGCCGCCATCGCTCTGCTCGCGCGTGATCGCAAGGGGCCCAGGATCTGCTTCCAAATGCTGTTGATTCCTGCGCTGGATGACCGTCTCGAGACGCCGTCCGCACGTCAATTTACCGATGTTCCTGACTTTGCGAGACCCGAAGCAGAGGGCATGTGGCGTTGGTACCTTGGCCAAAACGTGCAGGAGGTTTCGCCTTACGCGGCTCCGGCGCGCGCTGAAGATCTATCTGACCTGCCCGCAGCGTACGTACTCTGCGCCGGTCTTGATCCCCTTCGAGATGAAGGCCTCCATTACGCACGGCGCCTGACAGAGGCCGGAGTAGCTGTGGAACTCCACCTGGTTCCCTCCATTCCTCATGGTTTCGCCAGTATTCCTTCTGCGGAGGTCTCAAAGCGCCTATTAAACGAGCAGGTAGACATCCTGCGTAATGTATTTCTCCCCAAATGAAACAGTTTATGAGACTATGTAGGAATTCCATTCCAGAGTAGGCCTACATGGATGTCCCTGCCCGCATCTTTGGTTAGACAAGATTGCTACTGCCAGGTTCAATCAAGGCAGTTCAAGGTTTGTCATTCGCTTTTGTTTCCTTCAACGGAAATAGATAAGCTAGATTACCCATAAGAGCTGATGGCGGAAGTTTTAGAATTTTTCTAGGATCGTTCGAGGCAGCAGGATGAGTAAGAGTCGGATATTGATAGGCAGTCCAGCATTAATGCGCCAGACAAATGCGCGCACAATTTTGATGTTGTTGAAGAAATTGGACCACTGTTCGCGTGCGGACCTTGTTCGCGAAACGGGCATGAGCGCTCCAACGGTTGCGAATGTCGTCTCCGATCTCAACGACCTCGGATTGATTGAATGGATTGGCGAAGGTACATCCAGCGGAGGCCGCCGGCCGGACAATCTTCGTTTCAAAGCTGACTATGGCTGCCTTGCAGGAGTCGATATCACTGCGGATGCGCTTCGCATTCTGGTTACTGACCTGAACGGCACGCTCATCGAGGAACAGTACGAATCTCTGCCAAAGGACTCCCGCAATCCAATTGCTGTGATCGAGATATTACGTGGGTCGCTAAAAGCAATCATGCAGAGACATAGTCTGGCCTGGAAGAAGTTACTTGCCATGACGGTCGGCGTGGCCGGAATTATCAACGTTCGAGATGGCGTTGTGATCTCCGTTAGCAATTTAAACGCCTGGAGAGATCTTCCTCTCCTGGATATGCTGAAAAAACAATTTTCGTGTGCCCTGTTCGTGGAGAACGATACCAATCTCGCAGCGATTGGGGAGCACTTTCGCGGTGTTGCTCAATCGGAAGAAAGCTTCATCTTCGTCACCGTAGGATCGGGCGTCGGTGCGGGAATATTTGTCAATGGCCAGATCGTGCATGGATCGAGTTGGTCGGCTGGAGAAATTGGCTATCTCCGCATCCCCAATGTCTCGGGCATGCCACCTTCTTTGTATGAATTCGGTGGCCTCGAGCAAGTGGTAGGTGGTCCCGGCATTTTAAGAAGCTGGAATGCGGCCGGAAACAAATCGGGCGCGACGATCAAAGTACGCAAAGCGAGCGATGTGCTGGACCTCGCGCTGGAAGGCAACTCGGCTGCACAGAAACTGGTCTTGCAGCGAGCTCGCCTGCTCAAAGACGTGGTTCTCAATCTCGCTCTCACCTTGAATCCCAGCCTCTTTGTATTCGGAGGCGAACTGGGAGCTCATGCGGCGTTACTGGAGCCGACAGTGGAGATGCTGCGCAAGAGTGAGATTGCGGTAGCCGAGGTATTGCCAAGCAGCCTCGGGAAATCGGCCGTCGTATGGGGCGCCGTGGCTATGGCGATGCGGGATTCCGAGCAGAAACTATATCGCTACTAGATCCATCGCTGGCACAGAGTCAGACTGTAAACCTCTATCTGATTGGTTTTGCGTTGCCTGGTTTCGATAGACGATAAAACGTCCGGCCAGGCAGCGTTGCAACAGGCGTCAATACCCTGCAATCCCTGCAACATCTTGCGATAGCAGGAGATATCTCCGTATCCTTTTTAAAATTTGTTTCGCAAACACAGATGCAGACAATGCTGAACAAGGTATTGTTAAAATACTGTTGACCATCCTTGATTCTAATGATACGTTCCTAAGTATCTTTTGTACCCAATCTTTCGCGTCACATTTCGAGTGAACGTCGTATGCAGAACCTTTGCGGCTCACTCTCTTTCAGGCTCGCATTTCATTCTGTTCTATCGACGTACCGATGGAGGTTTCGAATGTAACGATGTCGAACCGCTTTCCGCCTGTGCTTATTGGCTGGTTTGTTATCCGCACTATAGGTTGCTACATCGATCCTCCCTCCTATCCTGTCCGCTCAAAGCATGATCGCAAGTTCGCTCTCAGGTTTACCCAGACCAATCTGGCACGCCCATCATCGAGTTTCCAAACTCTCAACCACGGGTGGAGAATCTAGCCCCCAAAATTCAAGGAGATTCAAATGAAGCGCACTATCATCTCCCTATTTCTGTTTTGTG encodes:
- a CDS encoding DUF5009 domain-containing protein, with amino-acid sequence MTTAQPVFASEAPRTTRVASIDIFRGLTMAIMIFVNDLDGVQGLPWWTHHAKANIDVMTYVDMVFPFFLFIIGLSMPLAIRQRLKKNPSIPQLWLHVLIRSVSLVALGVILANAGKGSAALMHMSPYAWTLLALLGMALFLSVYPSNGRHANLHKWLRLGGLALALVMFAIFRRLTHDGHVAWLSFSYLEILGLIGCTYFAVSLLYIPTRRWPWASLAWFIVLVAFSSLCSAKIIVFEHGFPLYIWPFGDGTMAFVTMAGIVTSVVFIGEERWQTLRNKLLLGSAFGVAALIAGYFLTPLGISKIRDTPTWGLYSVGAAVLLFTALFWLCDVKKQTSWAALVHPAGANTLLTYLLPDVWYFLTALLGFKWFELHLNSGLPGALRSAVFTALMLAIAGVLLRMRVRLQL
- a CDS encoding glycoside hydrolase family 18 protein; protein product: MNERRRDFPSFWSPLRLTVLGALTLLNGFHAIAEPKVPPQKAIVAYVFLKDRTLQPNEIAVNKLTRINYAFANIRGGRIVNGFKNDDQNLADLVALKQQNPSLTVLVSVGGWEWSDSFSDMVLTKASRREFIASVTDYVQRHQLDGLDIDWEYPGMAGSTNHFRPEDTRNFTLLLKELRASFKHQERKLHRQLYLTIAAGASSGYIANTEMDKVQQYIDTVNLMAYDYYGSEKTTGNHAPLFTDPNDPQKISADRSVHEFEQAGVPAEKIVLGVPFYGHRWGDVADVQHGLFQAGTPLPQGYTQYSIVSTTLLNNGFDRYWDKAASVPYLYSPSQKIFVSYEDTESLALKARYVMDQHLGGIMFWDYDGDPSGTLLDTVHTGLTQPTADKAP
- a CDS encoding malectin domain-containing carbohydrate-binding protein, whose translation is MTHQSCKFMAHIHRPSSFVNGISFGTGKRRSFSSALLLGLTLSALPLLTSRGSAQATPNFGPNVSIITPDMSSATIQSKLDSLSQEAQFSTNRHAVLFMPGTYSVQAQVGYYESVSGLGESPNDVTINGSIEQNEVDEFGALTTIFWRSIENMTENSPTTLQWGVSQGISFRRMQVNGAMELTNAACNFSSGGFISDTVVTGNLNSCSQQQWYTRNSRIGSWSGSNWNMVFSGVEGAPFSNYPSNTFTVLPTTPVSREKPFLYVDKWNRFNVFVPTLQEGSSGITWSHGLEHGYSLSIDDFFIAQPSTPVAQINRALAEGKNLILTPGIYPLQGSINITRPNTVVLGLGYPTLVPQTGTAAITVADVDGVRLAALLIDAGPVNSPVLMQVGASESWFGNQNGWRPSHHLNPTSLNDVFFRIGGGTPGTATTTLQIDSNDVILDNIWAWRADHGNGVGWTVNVAEHGVIVNGDNVTALGLAVEHYEQAQVQWNGERGETIFYQSELPYDPPSQSAWMDGSANGYPSYVVAPQVKNHTAYGMGVYSFFNQGVDIVEDSGISVPNTPGVTVTHAVSVFLPGSGSITHVVDEAGGSVQSGTQTSFLPFYQGAPCTFGCPIAPTAPGDLKAAVVSSNQIDLSWRPSFSPGVRYSVFRGMSSGFAPSASDLVYSGVIGTSYTDNAVNPGTTYYYVVEATNDSGTSGASNEATAAIPSTGGIISQDVINISAGGPANGSWVADEDFTGGTATSTGATVNTSLVANPAPQSVYQHNRFGPMTYTIPGLTPNAKYVVDLHFAETFWTSPGQREFNVLINGKEVLRNFDIIAYAGKIDTAVVQSLSAIADSTGTITIQFTVGAADNPQINGIEIGLLCKTNCAAAPAAPKKLTATEASTKQINLTWSASATPGVTYSVFRSQEPGFATTAASELASGLTGTTYSDTSANPATTYYYAVAALNQAGLSVATNEASITTLTAGGAIASDVLDINAGGAAVGSWAADKDFSGGTATSTSAAVNTSKIPNPAPEAVYQTNRFGPMTYTIPGLTPGASYIVDLHFAETFWTAPGQRQFNVLINGSQVLTNYDIFASAGGEFIATVQSFAVTADNTGTLTIQFVVGAADNPQINGIEVGKAK
- a CDS encoding glycoside hydrolase family 9 protein — protein: MKMDRYGVKLFVGCCLFSFALAGAAQTQVQPRVLVDQVGYETASVKQALILGAEQDHPRQFSLVDAATGKTVLTADLTPSGEVDHWGGRVFWTADFSAWHTTGHYEVRTKTAAGEVSSCPFAIEDNLLERETLSNVVYYFKGQRSSGLFDKADRRLKVPGGSGFVDLHGGWYDATGDYGIHLSHQNLTSYFNPQQVPLVAWTLLKSYLVLQARHDDNFSEYERRLLDEGLFGADYLVRIKRPDGSFYESITEPGKEKLAKDREIGNPNWRTQIKKNASDSTEQIQTANGPHAYEASFRAGGGMAIAALALASTMPEEGDISRAEYLKTAESAFEFLSAHNRELLNDGKENILDDYCALMAATELYRATKLPKYQAAADGRAEQLMGRLTTIAGYQDPWRADDGSRPFFHPSDAGLPVVSLLEYAETASPAMQQKVYAAVKRSLHFELSITAEKNNPFGYARQLVRMGDGKVRSAYFFPHDTEAAPWWQGENARLASLAAAARMAAPFFADDPGFQKQLQDYAWNQLHWIEGRNPFDVSMLMGSGHGDTAYMFFKSYKYTSAPGSVINGVTSATNDEDGIAYNEGFAVTGKDEDWRWTEQWLPHAAWYLYAVSLPHP